A single window of Malus sylvestris chromosome 5, drMalSylv7.2, whole genome shotgun sequence DNA harbors:
- the LOC126624077 gene encoding uncharacterized protein LOC126624077, which produces MGGRGKKKLKEIKENIINTKMEKSSTIVSTKEEMMSTTTDDVEVLVFDAYKPKPCSSFLEAAMRALFKCFGAEKIEQVAECPATTTETPLADMPVSDDPPANPEAASPPVETNPESSEVPILTSRRGLTDGSGGKINSTSQD; this is translated from the exons ATGGGAgggagagggaagaagaaacTAAAGGAAATCAAGGAAAAtatcataaacacaaaaatgGAAAAATCATCAACGATAGTGTCAACAAAGGAGGAGATGATGAGCACCACTACTGATGATGTGGAAGTACTTGTATTCGATGCTTATAAGCCCAAGCCTTGTAGCTCATTCCTTGAAGCAGCAATGAGAGCTCTTTTCAAGTGTTTCGGTGCTGAGAAGATAGAACAAGTTGCAGAGTGCCCAGCTACAACTACAGAAACCCCACTAGCAGATATGCCAGTCTCCGATGACCCACCCGCAAATCCAGAAGCTGCTTCTCCTCCTGTTGAAACAAATCCGGAGAGCTCG GAAGTTCCTATCCTTACAAGTAGGCGAGGCCTAACCGACGGGTCTGGTGGTAAGATTAACTCGACTTCCCAGGATTGA